Proteins encoded by one window of Paroedura picta isolate Pp20150507F chromosome 9, Ppicta_v3.0, whole genome shotgun sequence:
- the RNF4 gene encoding E3 ubiquitin-protein ligase RNF4: protein MRQTCLAVPVCYIARRPAVADSNRAGAAEAHAQPCLRRAVRSGVQLLSARSEWKRLLACLFASPDCPPAMSPTDAKRSGAKRRKNKRAAGLGPDSLEVKAVDAAPSTAFSAPSTSSVAAASPAAGSDLLASAAAAPSVPSESMGKAEGPKKRCGGTINSRQTRKQSRAAASAVEVGSQVEPIDLEESVCEEVVDLTCESSEPVVVDLTHNDSVVVVEEHARQRRSRKLRSQQLPDSCVLSSDDDEARDNDVVLTSTLSRELELLDDGVTSSRRSGTVSCPICMDGYSEIVQSGRLIVSTKCGHVFCSQCLRDALRNANSCPTCRKKLGCKQYHPIYI, encoded by the exons ATGCGCCAGACCTGCCTGGCGGTACCCGTATGCTACATTGCCAGACGGCCGGCCGTGGCCGATTCAAACCGCGCTGGGGCGGCGGaggcgcatgcgcagccctgcctACGAAGAGCAGTGAGGAGCGGCGTTCAATTGCTCTCAGCCCGGTCGGAGTGGAAG CGCCTCCTCGCGTGCTTGTTTGCGAGTCCGGATTGCCCGCCTGCCATGAGCCCGACTGATGCGAAGCGCAGCGGAGCGAAGCGCCGGAAGAACAAAAGAGCGGCCGGCCTGGGCCCAGACAGCCTCGAGGTCAAAGCTGTGGACGCGGCCCCCTCTACCGCCTTCTCCGCGCCCTCCACTTCCTCGGTGGCCGCCGCCTCTCCTGCCGCCGGCAGCGATCTTCTGGCAAGTGCTGCGGCGGCCCCCTCCGTCCCCAGCGAGAGCATGGGCAAGGCCGAAGGGCCCAAGAAGCGCTGTGGGGGGACAATTAATTCTAGGCAAACTCGCAAGCAAAGTCGAGCGGCGGCTTCGGCTGTGGAGGTAGGTTCCCAAGTAGAACCCATCGACCTGGAAGAAAGTGTCTGTGAGGAAGTCGTTGACCTCACTTGTGAATCTTCGGAACCAGTGGTAGTTGATCTTACACACAATGATTCTGTTGTGGTGGTTGAAGAGCATGCGCGGCAGCGACGCAGTCGGAAGCTAAGAAGCCAGCAGCTTCCTGACAGCTGTGTCTTAagtagtgatgatgatgaagcaAGAGACAATGATGTTGTGTTGACTAGTACATTGTCAAGGGAATTGGAATTGCTGGATGATGGAGTTACAAGCTCAAGGCGTTCTGGTACAGTGAGCTGCCCAATTTGCATGGATGGCTACTCAGAAATTGTACAGAGCGGACGGCTCATTGTGTCAACAAAGTGTGGTCATGTCTTCTGCAGTCAGTGTCTCCGGGATGCTCTAAGGAATGCCAATTCTTGTCCAACTTGTAGGAAGAAACTTGGTTGCAAGCAGTATCACCCAATTTATATATGA